The genomic region CTCGGCAATCTTCTGCTCAAGCTCAAGGATTGGCTTTTCAAAATCAAAGTGTTGAGCCATTAAACTGCCCCTTCCTGATGATAACGCAGCAAACGTCCTAGAACCTTTCTCATCTCTGCCCGCTCCACTACACAATCAATCTGCCCGTGGCTCTGATTGAATTCGGCAGTCTGAGCACCTTCCGGAAGTTCTTTACGCATGGTTTGCTTGATGACACGGGGACCTGTAAAGCCAATCAGTGCACCCGGTTCAGCGATATGTATATCTCCTAAAGAAGCATAACTGGCTGTGACTCCCCCGAAAGTAGGATCGGTCAGTACGGAAATATAGAGCAGCCCTTCCTCGGCCAAACGCCCTAAGGCCGCACTGGTCTTAGCCATCTGGTACAAAGAGAGGATTCCCTCCTGCATGCGCGCTCCGCCGGAAGTGGAAAAAATAATCACCGGACAGCGCAATTGGATAGCCCGCTCAATAGCGCGGGTAATCTTCTCTCCGGTCACAGAGCCCATACTGCCCATCATGAAGTTCCCCTCATTAAAAGCCAGAACCACCGGGATTCCTTCGATACTGGCCTGGCCAGTCAGCACGGATTCCGAAACATCGGATTTATTATTGGCTTCCGCCAGCTTTTCTTCATAGTCGGGAAAACTCAGCGGATTCGTGGTCTGAAGCTCCTGATCCCATTCTGCGAAAC from Desulfitobacterium chlororespirans DSM 11544 harbors:
- the accD gene encoding acetyl-CoA carboxylase, carboxyltransferase subunit beta, coding for MLKDIFRKKRKYATLSSLPPKNSSAGERAYFDEPSPEQESTRKELPDGLWVKCPKCGEALFNKDLVENQRVCLACSYHFRIPARERLEHLVDPGSFAEWDQELQTTNPLSFPDYEEKLAEANNKSDVSESVLTGQASIEGIPVVLAFNEGNFMMGSMGSVTGEKITRAIERAIQLRCPVIIFSTSGGARMQEGILSLYQMAKTSAALGRLAEEGLLYISVLTDPTFGGVTASYASLGDIHIAEPGALIGFTGPRVIKQTMRKELPEGAQTAEFNQSHGQIDCVVERAEMRKVLGRLLRYHQEGAV